One Candidatus Leptovillus gracilis DNA segment encodes these proteins:
- a CDS encoding ammonium transporter produces MFKFDKKRWIRVLLVGMSMGLLMVFSSSAMAQEETAVTTDQIVIQIDTIWLFIGAFLVFWMQAGFAMVESGFSRSKNAANLLMKNLMDFCMGTLLFFAIGFGLMYGTSAGGFIGTTNFFLSELDPGAIDPYSWVDFLFQLMFAAASATIVSGAVAERLKFKSYLVYSVVMTAFIYPISGHWHWGGGWLFNLGFIDFAGSTIVHAVGGFAALAAAWVLGPRIGKFNKDGSSNVIPGHSLTLAALGVFILWMGWFGFNSGSTLSGMNPGIAYIAVTTTLAAAASTTSALLVNWFKAGHPSTEMALNGSLAGLVAITAGAANVTPTGAILIGFIAGGVLVYGLDLIERVLKVDDPVGAVAVHGLNGMWGTIAVGLFAAPSVGLLTGMGEISGLLYGGGFAQLGVQVLGTVVIAAWAFVTMGALFYIMKVTMGIRVSPKEELEGLDISEHFTSSYPEFGPAAADVVTITSGD; encoded by the coding sequence ATGTTTAAGTTTGACAAAAAACGGTGGATTCGTGTTTTGTTGGTGGGGATGAGCATGGGGCTGCTGATGGTTTTTAGCAGCAGCGCGATGGCTCAAGAGGAAACGGCCGTTACCACCGACCAGATCGTCATCCAAATAGACACCATCTGGCTCTTCATCGGCGCGTTCCTTGTCTTCTGGATGCAGGCTGGTTTTGCCATGGTCGAAAGCGGCTTCTCCCGCTCCAAAAACGCCGCCAACCTGCTCATGAAAAACCTGATGGACTTCTGTATGGGCACGCTCCTGTTTTTTGCCATCGGCTTTGGCCTGATGTACGGCACATCGGCCGGCGGTTTCATCGGCACAACCAACTTTTTCTTGTCCGAATTGGACCCTGGCGCAATAGACCCCTACAGCTGGGTAGATTTCCTCTTCCAGCTCATGTTTGCCGCAGCTTCGGCGACCATCGTCTCGGGCGCGGTAGCCGAACGGCTCAAGTTCAAATCTTATCTGGTGTACAGCGTCGTCATGACCGCCTTCATCTATCCCATCTCCGGGCATTGGCACTGGGGCGGCGGTTGGTTGTTCAACTTGGGTTTCATTGACTTCGCAGGTTCGACGATTGTTCATGCCGTCGGTGGGTTCGCCGCTCTGGCCGCCGCCTGGGTATTAGGCCCGCGTATCGGCAAATTTAACAAAGATGGCAGCAGCAACGTCATCCCCGGTCACAGCCTGACGTTGGCAGCTCTGGGCGTCTTCATCCTGTGGATGGGTTGGTTTGGCTTCAATTCTGGCAGCACACTGTCTGGCATGAACCCCGGCATCGCCTACATCGCTGTCACCACCACCCTGGCGGCAGCGGCGTCTACCACCTCTGCCCTATTGGTCAACTGGTTCAAAGCCGGGCATCCTTCCACCGAAATGGCCCTCAATGGCTCCCTGGCCGGTCTGGTCGCCATTACCGCCGGTGCGGCCAACGTCACGCCAACCGGAGCGATTCTCATTGGTTTTATCGCCGGTGGCGTGTTGGTGTACGGCCTGGATTTGATTGAGCGCGTTCTGAAAGTAGACGATCCCGTCGGCGCGGTGGCCGTGCATGGGCTGAACGGCATGTGGGGAACCATTGCCGTGGGTCTTTTTGCCGCCCCGTCTGTTGGACTGCTGACGGGCATGGGCGAAATTTCGGGCCTGCTCTACGGGGGTGGTTTTGCTCAATTGGGCGTACAAGTCTTAGGCACGGTAGTTATCGCCGCCTGGGCGTTTGTAACAATGGGGGCGCTCTTTTACATCATGAAAGTGACCATGGGCATTCGTGTCTCCCCCAAAGAAGAGTTGGAAGGGTTGGACATCTCCGAGCATTTCACGTCCAGTTATCCCGAATTTGGCCCGGCAGCGGCCGATGTAGTGACAATTACCAGCGGCGACTAA
- the pdxS gene encoding pyridoxal 5'-phosphate synthase lyase subunit PdxS, with the protein MSSKNGRNEQSGVGSFKVKTGLAQMLKGGVIMDVVTPDQAVIAEEAGAVAVMALERVPADIRAQGGVARMSDPGLIKEIIQSVTIPVMAKARIGHFVEAQILQAIGVDYIDESEVLTPADEEHHIYKHNFKVPFVCGCRNLGEALRRIGEGAAMIRTKGEAGTGDVVEAVRHARTVLGEIRRLQLMPEEELMAYAKSIGAPFALVLETKELGRLPVVNFAAGGIATPADAALMMQIGVDGVFVGSGIFKSADPAPRARAIVEATTHYNNPEILARVSENLGEPMVGINVSSLPESEQLAVRGW; encoded by the coding sequence ATGAGCAGTAAAAATGGACGAAACGAACAGAGCGGCGTTGGCAGCTTCAAAGTCAAAACCGGTCTGGCGCAAATGTTAAAAGGCGGCGTCATCATGGACGTGGTGACGCCCGATCAGGCTGTGATTGCCGAAGAAGCCGGCGCGGTGGCCGTGATGGCCCTGGAGCGCGTTCCGGCCGACATCCGCGCCCAGGGTGGCGTGGCGCGCATGTCTGACCCCGGTCTGATCAAAGAGATCATCCAATCGGTGACCATTCCGGTCATGGCAAAGGCGCGCATCGGTCACTTTGTCGAGGCGCAGATTTTGCAAGCCATCGGTGTGGATTACATTGACGAAAGCGAAGTCCTCACCCCGGCCGACGAGGAACACCACATCTACAAGCACAACTTCAAGGTGCCCTTTGTCTGTGGCTGCCGCAACCTGGGCGAGGCGCTGCGGCGTATCGGCGAAGGCGCGGCCATGATTCGCACCAAAGGCGAAGCCGGCACCGGCGACGTGGTAGAAGCCGTGCGCCACGCCCGCACCGTGTTGGGTGAAATTCGCCGCCTACAGCTGATGCCTGAAGAAGAGCTGATGGCCTACGCCAAAAGCATCGGCGCCCCCTTTGCCCTGGTGCTAGAAACAAAAGAATTGGGCCGCCTGCCGGTGGTTAACTTTGCTGCCGGGGGCATTGCCACCCCGGCCGACGCCGCCCTGATGATGCAAATCGGCGTGGATGGCGTCTTTGTCGGCTCCGGCATCTTCAAGAGCGCCGACCCCGCGCCGCGCGCCCGCGCTATCGTCGAGGCGACCACCCATTACAACAACCCGGAAATTCTGGCCCGCGTCAGCGAAAATCTGGGCGAGCCGATGGTGGGCATTAACGTCAGCAGCCTGCCGGAAAGCGAGCAGTTGGCCGTGCGCGGCTGGTAA
- the pdxT gene encoding pyridoxal 5'-phosphate synthase glutaminase subunit PdxT, whose product MKIGVLALQGAFIEHVKILRELGVEAVEVRLPEDIEGLDGLIIPGGESTTIGKLATLYRLMEPLRAFAAKKAMWGTCAGMIFMAKEIGDGRSNHGQPLLAIMDILVDRNAFGRQVDSFEANLNVPVFNNGELKPFPAVFIRAPKLVAAKGTAQVLAQLEDGTAVAAQQGQWLVTSFHPELTGDTRFHQYFLEMAAHPINYT is encoded by the coding sequence ATGAAGATAGGCGTTCTCGCGCTGCAAGGCGCGTTTATTGAGCATGTGAAGATTTTGCGCGAATTGGGCGTGGAAGCGGTGGAGGTGCGGCTGCCAGAAGATATAGAAGGACTGGATGGCCTGATCATCCCCGGTGGCGAAAGCACAACCATTGGCAAACTGGCGACGTTGTATCGCTTAATGGAGCCACTGCGCGCGTTTGCGGCAAAAAAAGCGATGTGGGGCACGTGCGCGGGGATGATTTTTATGGCTAAGGAGATTGGTGACGGCCGTTCCAATCACGGCCAACCCCTGCTGGCAATCATGGACATTCTGGTAGACCGCAACGCCTTTGGCCGCCAGGTGGACAGCTTTGAGGCAAACTTAAACGTGCCTGTTTTCAACAACGGGGAACTGAAACCTTTCCCGGCCGTGTTCATTCGTGCGCCGAAGTTGGTGGCCGCCAAAGGTACGGCACAAGTGTTGGCGCAGTTAGAAGATGGCACGGCCGTAGCCGCCCAACAAGGCCAATGGCTCGTTACGTCCTTTCACCCCGAACTCACGGGCGATACCCGCTTTCATCAATATTTTCTGGAAATGGCTGCCCACCCTATCAACTATACCTGA
- a CDS encoding glycine--tRNA ligase subunit beta: MSKLSFQDIILRLLAYWKDQGCLVQQPYNVQVGAGTMNPATSLRVLGPESWNVVYVEPSIRPDDGRFGDNPNRMQMHHQLQVILKPDPGNPQELYLKSLEAIGIDPLRHDIRFVEDNWESPALGAWGLGWEVWLDGQEITQFTYFQQAGGLNLDPVAVEITYGLDRIALALQGVNSVWEINYGAGIPYGDLLLQSEIEHCQYYFNVADVEAIRQVYDHYENEAKRCIAAGLVLPAHDFNLKCSHMFNVLDTRGAIGVTERANYFHRMRNVARQITSLYLAQRETLQFPFTQAWPEPAQDRSGHIIQFAQIEQPQTFLLEIGTEELPVGDLDTAVRQLRDLVPAAFDRLRLHYDRVEVSGTPRRLAVLVHRLEGRQSDLETVVKGPPADRAFDANSNPTPAAHGFARGKGVDVADLQIIEEGDKRYVAAVVREEGQPTAGVLAAEMPELIASLKFTRGMRWNRSNVAFSRPIRWLVALYGPDVVPFEFADVFSGRVSRGLRPYDSPEIPITDAAQYAVVMRKNGIILDKEKRKEAITAVATKLAAEKKGSIPDDPDLLEEVANLVERPTPMRGQFEERFLALPDEVLVAVMRKHQRYFPVYSEDGRLLPYFIAVRNGDERHLNLVVDGNEHVIRARFADAEFFYKSDIKHTLADFLPRLATLTFQADLGSMLDKVQRLEMLTPIIAGMVGLTPGETAAATRAAALAKADLATELVVEMTSLQGVMGAHYARRSGEPEAVALALAEQYRSVSRTKPGLALALADRLDSLAGLFAAGLAPKGSNDPFALRRAAIQLIENLVAHEISFDLRVALAAAGALQPVAFDGRVQAEVLAFVNGRQEVLLRERNLPASVVKAVLAVQAYNPYAALTTAVALQQAITTADWESLLDAYARCVRITRTQPAAFVLRPNAFALPEEQALAAAYAAVKPTQNGTVAALVVGLRTLQPAISRFFDGVLVMDEDTAVRENRLALLQHIAALAENVADLSQLEGF; this comes from the coding sequence ATGAGCAAACTCAGCTTTCAGGACATCATTCTTCGCTTACTCGCCTATTGGAAAGACCAGGGCTGCCTGGTGCAGCAGCCCTACAACGTGCAAGTGGGCGCGGGAACCATGAACCCGGCCACCTCGCTGCGGGTGCTTGGCCCGGAATCGTGGAACGTGGTTTACGTGGAACCTAGCATCCGGCCCGATGACGGCCGTTTTGGTGACAACCCCAACCGGATGCAAATGCACCACCAACTCCAGGTCATCCTCAAGCCCGATCCTGGCAATCCACAAGAGCTGTACCTCAAGAGCCTGGAAGCCATCGGCATAGACCCCCTGCGCCACGACATTCGCTTCGTCGAAGACAACTGGGAAAGCCCGGCCCTGGGCGCCTGGGGTCTGGGCTGGGAAGTGTGGTTAGACGGGCAAGAAATCACCCAATTCACCTACTTCCAGCAGGCTGGCGGTTTGAACCTGGACCCGGTGGCCGTGGAAATTACCTACGGTTTGGACCGCATCGCTCTGGCGCTGCAAGGCGTCAACAGCGTGTGGGAGATCAATTACGGTGCGGGCATTCCCTACGGCGACCTGCTGCTGCAAAGCGAAATTGAACACTGCCAATATTACTTCAACGTCGCCGACGTGGAGGCCATCCGCCAGGTGTACGACCATTATGAAAACGAGGCCAAACGCTGCATCGCCGCCGGTCTGGTCTTGCCAGCCCACGATTTCAACCTGAAATGTTCCCACATGTTCAACGTATTAGACACGCGGGGCGCGATTGGCGTGACCGAGCGGGCTAATTATTTCCACCGGATGCGCAATGTCGCCCGGCAAATTACCAGCCTTTATCTGGCGCAGCGAGAGACGCTGCAATTCCCCTTCACCCAGGCATGGCCGGAACCCGCCCAAGATCGCTCAGGCCACATCATTCAATTCGCCCAGATCGAACAACCGCAAACCTTTTTGCTGGAAATAGGTACAGAAGAACTGCCGGTGGGTGATCTGGATACGGCCGTGCGCCAGCTGCGCGACCTCGTCCCCGCCGCCTTCGACCGGCTGCGGCTGCACTATGACCGTGTGGAAGTCAGCGGCACGCCGCGCCGCCTGGCCGTGCTGGTCCATCGGCTGGAAGGCCGCCAATCCGACCTGGAAACGGTGGTCAAAGGGCCGCCGGCCGACCGCGCCTTCGACGCCAACAGCAATCCTACCCCGGCCGCGCATGGTTTTGCGCGTGGTAAGGGCGTGGATGTGGCCGATTTGCAAATCATCGAAGAAGGGGACAAGCGTTATGTGGCCGCTGTGGTGCGTGAAGAAGGGCAGCCAACGGCCGGCGTCCTGGCAGCCGAAATGCCGGAGTTGATTGCCAGCCTCAAGTTCACTCGTGGGATGCGCTGGAATCGCAGCAACGTCGCTTTTAGCCGCCCCATCCGCTGGCTGGTGGCTCTGTATGGCCCGGATGTTGTGCCCTTTGAGTTTGCCGATGTGTTCAGCGGGCGGGTCAGCCGTGGCCTGCGCCCCTACGATTCGCCGGAAATACCCATCACCGACGCCGCGCAGTATGCGGTGGTGATGCGCAAAAATGGCATTATCCTGGACAAGGAGAAGCGCAAAGAGGCAATTACGGCCGTCGCCACCAAATTAGCCGCTGAAAAGAAAGGCAGCATCCCCGATGACCCCGACCTGCTGGAGGAAGTGGCCAACCTGGTAGAACGCCCCACGCCCATGCGCGGCCAGTTTGAAGAGCGCTTCCTGGCTCTGCCGGATGAAGTGCTGGTGGCGGTGATGCGCAAACATCAGCGCTATTTCCCGGTGTATAGTGAAGACGGCCGTTTGCTGCCCTATTTCATCGCCGTGCGCAATGGCGACGAAAGGCACCTCAACCTGGTGGTAGACGGCAACGAGCATGTCATCCGCGCCCGCTTTGCCGACGCCGAATTTTTCTACAAGAGCGATATAAAGCACACCCTGGCTGATTTTTTGCCCCGGCTGGCGACATTGACCTTCCAGGCCGACCTGGGTTCCATGCTGGACAAGGTGCAGCGGTTGGAAATGCTGACGCCGATTATCGCCGGGATGGTCGGGCTGACGCCGGGGGAAACGGCCGCTGCCACCCGCGCCGCTGCCCTCGCCAAGGCCGACCTGGCGACCGAATTGGTCGTGGAAATGACCTCGCTGCAAGGGGTGATGGGCGCCCATTACGCCCGGCGCAGCGGTGAACCCGAAGCGGTTGCCCTGGCCCTGGCCGAGCAATATCGTAGTGTCAGCCGCACCAAACCAGGGCTGGCCCTGGCCCTGGCGGACCGGTTGGATAGTCTGGCCGGGCTGTTTGCCGCCGGTCTGGCGCCCAAAGGCTCCAACGACCCCTTTGCCTTGCGCCGAGCGGCTATTCAACTGATTGAGAATCTGGTGGCCCATGAGATTTCCTTTGATTTGCGGGTGGCGCTGGCGGCCGCCGGCGCGCTTCAGCCAGTTGCGTTTGACGGCCGTGTCCAGGCCGAGGTGTTGGCGTTTGTAAACGGCCGTCAGGAAGTTTTGCTGCGTGAACGTAACCTGCCGGCCAGTGTGGTGAAGGCGGTGTTGGCGGTGCAGGCTTACAACCCCTATGCAGCTCTGACGACGGCCGTTGCCCTGCAACAAGCCATTACCACTGCCGACTGGGAGAGTTTGTTAGACGCTTATGCCCGCTGTGTGCGCATCACCCGCACCCAACCGGCCGCCTTTGTTTTGCGCCCGAATGCCTTTGCCCTGCCGGAAGAGCAGGCGCTGGCCGCCGCTTACGCCGCTGTGAAGCCGACCCAGAATGGCACGGTGGCCGCTCTGGTGGTCGGGCTGCGGACGCTGCAACCGGCCATCAGCCGCTTTTTTGATGGTGTGCTGGTGATGGACGAGGATACGGCCGTGCGCGAAAACCGTCTGGCTTTGCTGCAACACATCGCCGCCCTGGCCGAAAACGTCGCCGACTTGTCGCAGTTGGAAGGCTTTTAG
- a CDS encoding class I SAM-dependent methyltransferase encodes MWRSGQDRRLAMIRRWVDLEDAVILDNGCGLGTYLSAFAAYSPHRFGLELELDRAQKALPTAVAIIQGVGETLPFADNVFDFVFSNEVIEHVADDAAYAAEMVRVVKGNGRILLFCPNRWYPVEQHGIYWQGSYKFGNIPLVNYLPDVWRNKLAPHVRTYTKGKLIRLFAGLPVEVVHHGRIFGGYDNIENRLPRLGKGIRKTLYAAEKTPLSFLGLSHLLVLQKQG; translated from the coding sequence ATGTGGCGCTCCGGCCAGGACCGGCGGCTGGCAATGATCCGGCGCTGGGTGGATTTGGAGGACGCGGTCATTTTGGATAATGGCTGTGGCCTGGGTACGTACCTGTCCGCCTTTGCCGCCTATTCACCGCATCGTTTTGGCCTGGAATTAGAACTTGACCGGGCGCAGAAGGCACTGCCAACGGCCGTTGCTATCATCCAGGGGGTCGGCGAAACGCTCCCTTTTGCCGACAACGTGTTCGATTTTGTGTTCAGCAATGAAGTGATTGAACATGTGGCCGATGATGCCGCCTATGCCGCGGAAATGGTGCGGGTGGTGAAGGGAAACGGCCGTATCCTCCTCTTCTGTCCCAATCGTTGGTATCCGGTGGAGCAGCACGGCATCTACTGGCAAGGCAGCTACAAATTCGGCAACATCCCCCTGGTGAATTATCTGCCGGACGTGTGGCGGAACAAACTTGCGCCACACGTGCGCACGTACACGAAAGGTAAGCTGATCAGGCTGTTTGCTGGTTTGCCGGTGGAAGTGGTGCATCACGGCCGTATCTTTGGCGGCTACGACAACATCGAAAACAGACTGCCACGGCTGGGCAAAGGCATCAGAAAAACGCTCTACGCCGCCGAGAAGACGCCGCTGTCATTCCTGGGATTGTCCCATTTGTTGGTCCTACAAAAACAAGGGTAA
- a CDS encoding VOC family protein, which produces MKKIQTQGVHHITLIGADRQTSIDFWEGVLGMPFIFEQPNLDAPEQNHLYFDPGDGRLITIFTNERWRPDPTPNPEGIGNLHHIAFNVSRATYTQVKKRLDERGVPNSGEIDRGFMYSIYFRDPLGQLYELANYKFDPPPGVTHAEVLLEAHQLRVAAGDYNIADEHLADALEVLTRRTARSLSEDREPKNPF; this is translated from the coding sequence ATGAAAAAGATTCAAACGCAGGGCGTGCATCACATCACGCTCATTGGCGCCGATCGGCAAACTTCGATTGATTTTTGGGAGGGGGTGTTGGGTATGCCGTTCATTTTTGAGCAGCCCAACCTGGATGCGCCGGAACAGAACCACCTGTATTTTGATCCGGGCGACGGCCGTCTCATCACCATCTTCACCAATGAGCGCTGGCGGCCGGACCCCACGCCCAACCCGGAAGGGATTGGCAACCTGCACCACATCGCCTTCAACGTGTCGCGGGCAACCTATACCCAGGTGAAGAAGCGGCTCGATGAGCGGGGCGTGCCCAATTCTGGCGAAATTGATCGTGGTTTTATGTATTCCATTTACTTCCGTGATCCGTTGGGGCAGTTGTATGAACTGGCAAACTACAAATTCGACCCGCCGCCAGGCGTGACGCACGCTGAGGTGCTGCTGGAAGCCCATCAGCTGCGCGTGGCCGCCGGTGATTACAACATCGCCGATGAACACCTGGCCGATGCCCTGGAGGTTCTTACCCGACGCACCGCCCGCTCCCTATCGGAAGACCGCGAACCGAAGAATCCATTTTAG
- the recO gene encoding DNA repair protein RecO, with amino-acid sequence MSRERTFRTEAIVLKRTDFGEADRLLTLYTRDFGKLQAIAKGARKPQSRKTGHVELFMRTQFLLAKGHDLDVITQAEMAESYPALRDDLVRTTYAAYVVELLDRLTVEEGQNVSLYNLLADTLARLAATADVRLVTRYYELRLLGLSGFQPQLFNCLACDAPIQEQDQFFSDDLGGLLCPNCHAADRHARPITAVAVKVLRYLQSRPWETVQALQLKRPLHHELEINMHGYIAHILERHLKSVDFLHRLRREAALFAPEE; translated from the coding sequence ATGTCCAGAGAACGCACTTTCCGCACCGAGGCCATCGTCCTCAAACGCACCGATTTTGGTGAGGCTGACCGCCTGCTGACTCTCTATACCCGGGATTTCGGCAAGTTACAGGCCATTGCCAAAGGGGCGCGCAAACCGCAGAGCCGCAAGACCGGCCACGTGGAACTGTTCATGCGCACCCAATTTCTGCTGGCTAAAGGGCACGACCTGGACGTGATTACTCAGGCGGAAATGGCGGAATCTTATCCGGCGCTGCGCGATGATCTGGTGCGCACCACCTACGCCGCCTACGTGGTGGAACTGCTGGACCGCCTGACGGTGGAAGAAGGCCAAAACGTCAGCCTCTACAATTTATTGGCCGACACGCTGGCCCGGCTGGCCGCCACCGCAGACGTGCGTCTGGTGACGCGCTATTATGAGCTGCGTTTGCTGGGTCTGTCTGGCTTCCAGCCGCAGCTGTTTAACTGCCTGGCCTGCGACGCACCGATTCAAGAACAAGACCAGTTTTTTAGCGACGACCTGGGTGGGCTTCTCTGCCCCAACTGCCACGCCGCCGACCGCCACGCCCGGCCGATAACGGCCGTCGCCGTCAAAGTCTTACGCTATCTGCAAAGCCGCCCCTGGGAAACCGTGCAAGCGCTGCAACTGAAACGGCCGTTGCACCACGAGCTAGAAATCAACATGCACGGTTACATCGCCCACATCCTCGAGCGCCACCTCAAATCTGTAGACTTCCTGCACCGCCTCCGCCGCGAAGCTGCCCTCTTCGCCCCAGAAGAATAA
- a CDS encoding uracil-DNA glycosylase encodes MQVGLFEERPHYYTSLDELVVAMMQMTDDPLANAGTNVVICRGNPQAKIMIVGEAPGPEENKVGKPFVGRAGQLLDQILQAAQFDPEQDVFISNSVFRLPPGEDGKSFRKPTTEEIEFYKPYLLEIIRLVDPKIILLTGNVATQSLLGLTGITKLRGEWRAWNGRHVIPIFHPSYLLRNPVRTPDGPKALTWKDMKEVRRKYDELRSAQGW; translated from the coding sequence ATGCAGGTTGGACTGTTTGAGGAAAGACCCCACTATTACACCTCGCTAGACGAACTAGTCGTGGCGATGATGCAAATGACCGACGACCCACTGGCAAACGCCGGGACCAACGTCGTCATTTGTCGCGGCAACCCCCAGGCCAAGATCATGATTGTGGGCGAAGCGCCAGGGCCGGAAGAAAACAAGGTGGGCAAGCCGTTTGTTGGCCGGGCCGGGCAGTTGTTGGACCAGATTTTGCAGGCGGCCCAATTCGACCCGGAGCAGGATGTGTTTATCAGCAATTCTGTGTTTCGGCTGCCCCCCGGCGAAGATGGCAAAAGTTTTCGCAAGCCCACCACTGAGGAAATCGAGTTTTACAAGCCGTATTTGCTGGAGATCATCCGTCTGGTGGACCCCAAAATCATCTTGCTGACGGGCAATGTGGCGACGCAGTCGCTGTTGGGACTGACGGGCATTACAAAGTTGAGGGGCGAGTGGCGGGCGTGGAACGGCCGTCACGTCATCCCCATCTTCCATCCCTCTTACCTGCTGCGCAACCCCGTCCGCACCCCCGACGGCCCTAAGGCCCTCACCTGGAAAGACATGAAGGAAGTACGTCGCAAATACGATGAGTTGAGGTCGGCCCAGGGTTGGTGA
- a CDS encoding glutamine synthetase III: MSGNVTRLNAIAAINGYAPMKQQLNFAETPTRELFNANVFSTAVMKDRLPKQVYKSLMRTINQGESLDITVADVVANAMKDWAIEKGATHYAHVFYPLTGLTAEKHDSFLSPNGDGSAIVEFSGYQLIQGEPDGSSFPTGGIRPTFEARGYTAWDVTSPAYILENPNGTTLCIPTAFVSWTGEALDKKTPVLRSNQALNKQAQRILKLFGHTDGAMVSATAGPEQEYFLIDRNFYYARPDLLTAGRTLFGAPSPKGQEFEDHYFGAIPERVLGFMLEAERELYKLGVPVKTRHNEVAPGQFEIAPVYESANVATDHQQILMTTLKRVAPKYGMVCLTHEKPFAGVNGSGKHVNYSLGSDSVGNLLEPGETPHDNARFLVFTVAVIRAISTYASLLRSVVASAGNDHRLGANEAPPAIISIFLGEQLSDIFAQIRATGSATSSKESGTLQLGADTLPPLPLHAGDRNRTSPFAFTGNKFEFRAVGANQSIAMPITVLNTIIAESLDYMATRLEAAEGDFNTAVQVLLKEILDEHSAILFDGDGYSEAWHREAAARGLPNLRTTVDALPSFGSPEAVALFEKYGVLSHREVESRLDVKLEQYVKAVTLEAKLTLEIGRTMIWPAAIRHQSQLALTCANLKAVGYEFDTNTLDKVTDLVKLLQDSLDELETLTEHEADSILAEAQYASGILVPHMARVRSYADKLEGLVADDLWPLPTYQEMLFIK; the protein is encoded by the coding sequence ATGAGTGGAAACGTAACCAGATTAAACGCGATTGCTGCGATCAACGGCTATGCGCCAATGAAGCAGCAGTTGAACTTTGCGGAGACGCCAACCCGCGAACTGTTCAACGCCAATGTATTCAGCACGGCCGTGATGAAAGATCGCCTGCCCAAACAAGTGTACAAATCGCTAATGCGTACCATCAACCAGGGCGAATCGTTAGACATCACTGTCGCCGATGTCGTCGCCAACGCCATGAAAGATTGGGCCATCGAAAAAGGGGCAACCCATTACGCCCACGTCTTTTATCCGCTAACGGGCCTGACGGCCGAAAAACACGACAGCTTCCTCTCGCCCAATGGCGACGGCAGCGCCATCGTCGAATTTTCCGGCTACCAGCTTATTCAGGGCGAGCCAGATGGTTCCAGCTTCCCCACCGGCGGCATTCGCCCCACCTTCGAGGCGCGTGGTTACACCGCCTGGGACGTCACCAGTCCGGCTTACATTCTGGAAAACCCCAACGGCACAACCCTGTGCATCCCGACAGCCTTCGTCTCCTGGACGGGCGAGGCGTTGGACAAGAAAACCCCGGTTTTGCGTTCTAACCAGGCGCTGAACAAGCAGGCGCAGCGCATCCTGAAGCTGTTTGGGCATACGGATGGGGCGATGGTTTCGGCTACGGCCGGCCCGGAACAGGAATACTTTCTGATTGATCGCAACTTCTATTATGCCCGACCAGACCTGCTGACGGCCGGCCGCACCCTGTTCGGCGCACCCTCGCCCAAAGGCCAGGAATTTGAAGACCATTACTTTGGCGCGATTCCCGAACGCGTGCTTGGCTTTATGTTAGAAGCCGAGCGTGAATTGTATAAGTTGGGTGTGCCGGTGAAGACCCGGCATAATGAAGTAGCTCCCGGCCAGTTTGAAATCGCACCGGTGTATGAGAGCGCCAACGTTGCCACTGATCATCAACAAATCCTGATGACCACGCTGAAGCGCGTAGCGCCGAAATATGGCATGGTCTGTCTGACCCACGAGAAGCCCTTTGCTGGCGTTAATGGCTCTGGCAAACACGTCAATTACTCGTTGGGCAGCGACAGTGTGGGCAACCTGCTAGAGCCAGGTGAGACGCCGCACGACAATGCGCGTTTCCTGGTCTTTACGGTGGCTGTCATTCGGGCCATCAGCACCTATGCGTCGCTGCTGCGTTCGGTGGTGGCTTCGGCCGGCAATGATCATCGTCTGGGGGCCAATGAGGCGCCGCCGGCTATTATCTCCATCTTTCTGGGTGAGCAGCTCTCAGACATTTTTGCCCAGATTCGGGCAACCGGCAGCGCTACGTCTAGCAAAGAATCGGGGACGCTGCAATTGGGCGCAGATACACTGCCGCCCCTGCCGCTGCACGCCGGCGACCGTAACCGGACCAGCCCCTTTGCCTTCACCGGCAACAAGTTCGAGTTCCGGGCGGTGGGCGCGAATCAATCTATTGCCATGCCGATCACGGTATTGAATACCATTATCGCCGAATCATTGGATTACATGGCGACTCGTTTGGAAGCGGCGGAGGGTGATTTTAATACGGCCGTGCAAGTTCTGCTCAAAGAAATTTTAGACGAACACAGCGCCATTCTCTTCGATGGTGACGGTTATTCCGAAGCGTGGCACCGCGAAGCGGCGGCGCGCGGGCTGCCTAACCTGCGCACCACCGTGGACGCCCTGCCGTCTTTTGGCAGCCCGGAAGCAGTCGCCCTGTTTGAAAAATATGGCGTTTTGTCTCACCGGGAAGTGGAAAGCCGCCTGGACGTGAAGTTGGAGCAGTATGTAAAGGCGGTGACGTTGGAAGCTAAATTGACCCTGGAAATCGGTCGTACCATGATCTGGCCGGCCGCCATTCGCCACCAGAGTCAACTGGCCCTCACCTGCGCCAATTTGAAGGCGGTAGGGTATGAGTTTGACACCAATACGTTGGACAAAGTGACCGATCTGGTGAAGTTGTTGCAAGACAGTCTGGATGAATTGGAAACGCTGACGGAGCATGAAGCGGATTCTATCCTGGCTGAGGCGCAGTATGCCAGTGGCATCCTGGTTCCCCACATGGCGCGTGTCCGCAGCTATGCCGATAAGTTGGAGGGTCTGGTGGCCGACGATTTGTGGCCGCTGCCAACCTATCAGGAGATGCTGTTCATTAAATAG